The following proteins are co-located in the uncultured Draconibacterium sp. genome:
- a CDS encoding ROK family protein has protein sequence MILIENINDINLTGNELKNYRRKKRILALLYRNETLSASVIGKRIGVSLPTAISLLKELSNDKFVESRGTGKSKGGRKPMLFGLKNNSIFIVACELGRFEGRIGIYDSHNNKVAPVSVFDTSIDDDELVEKIYSNAQKIIAENKIDENRIFAIGVAMPGLVDEIEGVNYTIKKEEFRNVRERLQEKFHRLVYINNDARMQAYGEFVFGKAIGHNNAIIINWNWGLGVGMILDGKLYNGATGFAGELSHTKFVEDGNLCICGKRGCLETVTSAHVLLNKAREAIKNGNVSQLTANFKNREDELKVEDIINAAKSGDEFSISLINEVGQALGKALSNTIQLLNPDIIVLGGVVSKAKQFVLTPIQQSINQYCLEQISGSTQIVITESWKESGLQGITATLYQKIFSDMYE, from the coding sequence ATGATCCTTATCGAGAATATCAACGATATTAATCTTACCGGTAACGAATTAAAAAATTACCGTCGAAAAAAGAGGATTTTGGCCTTGCTTTACAGAAATGAAACACTCTCTGCCTCAGTTATTGGGAAAAGAATTGGTGTTAGTTTACCAACTGCAATCTCCTTACTCAAAGAATTAAGCAACGATAAATTTGTTGAATCGCGTGGTACCGGAAAATCGAAAGGTGGTCGGAAGCCAATGCTTTTTGGTTTAAAAAACAATTCAATTTTTATTGTTGCATGCGAGTTGGGCCGATTTGAAGGACGAATTGGAATTTATGACTCTCACAATAATAAGGTTGCTCCTGTCTCGGTATTCGATACATCAATTGATGATGATGAGTTGGTGGAAAAAATATATAGCAATGCCCAGAAAATTATTGCAGAAAATAAGATTGATGAAAATCGAATATTTGCGATTGGAGTTGCAATGCCGGGATTGGTTGATGAGATAGAGGGTGTTAACTACACTATAAAAAAGGAAGAATTCAGAAATGTCAGAGAGCGTCTGCAGGAAAAGTTTCATCGTTTGGTTTATATAAACAACGATGCCCGTATGCAGGCATACGGCGAATTTGTATTTGGCAAGGCAATTGGGCACAACAATGCCATTATAATTAACTGGAACTGGGGACTTGGTGTGGGTATGATTCTGGATGGAAAATTATACAACGGCGCCACCGGATTTGCCGGTGAGTTATCGCATACCAAATTTGTTGAAGACGGAAACCTTTGTATATGCGGAAAACGCGGATGTTTGGAAACTGTTACTTCTGCACATGTTCTTTTAAATAAAGCCAGAGAGGCGATAAAGAACGGAAATGTTTCGCAGTTAACTGCAAATTTTAAAAACAGGGAAGATGAATTAAAAGTTGAGGATATTATTAATGCAGCCAAATCAGGTGATGAATTTTCCATTTCATTAATAAATGAAGTTGGACAGGCTTTAGGCAAAGCTTTATCGAATACTATACAACTGCTTAATCCCGACATTATTGTATTGGGAGGAGTGGTTTCAAAAGCCAAACAGTTTGTGCTTACTCCTATACAACAGTCTATAAATCAATATTGTCTGGAACAAATTTCAGGCAGTACTCAAATTGTGATCACAGAAAGCTGGAAAGAGTCAGGTTTACAAGGTATAACTGCCACCTTGTACCAAAAGATTTTCAGCGACATGTATGAATAA
- a CDS encoding sulfatase — protein sequence MNQLKLKFFILLALAISLFSCAPQKQEEQKPNILFIMSDDHAYQAISAYGYGLNKTPNIDRLAQEGAIFTRSCVTNSICAPSRAVLLTGKHSFINGKVDNAQPFNWDQDNFPKLLQANGYQTAMIGKIHLDGVPQGFDFSMVLRGQGHYYNPEFMVNGEWKRFEGYCTDIVTETMLDWLKNKRDPNKPFCALYHQKAPHRNWKPAPKYLHLYDDVTFDPPANYFDDYDGRGTAAHTQEMKVDGHALWGHDFKMLTDPDGNETGFANELNRFNEKQKADWLAAYTPKNDAMKAANLSGKELGIWKFNRYIKDYLRTIKSVDDGVGEVLDYLEEAGLAENTIVVYTSDQGFYLGEHGWFDKRFMYEESFRTPLLVRFPKEIKAGTKINKLVQNLDFAPTFLDYAGIKAPADMQGESFRHLVAGETSEWRDAVYYTYYEYPSVHMVKRHYGVATERYKLIHFYYDIDEWEMYDLQTDPSEMKNIYNDPAYVNVQQELHTRLTELRNKYGDSDENDQKYLNSYLAHQEAVKKRQAEQKAQNN from the coding sequence ATGAACCAACTAAAACTGAAATTTTTCATTTTGCTGGCTTTGGCGATTTCGCTTTTTTCGTGTGCACCGCAAAAACAAGAAGAGCAAAAACCAAACATTTTGTTTATAATGAGCGACGACCATGCTTACCAGGCAATAAGTGCCTACGGCTATGGTTTAAACAAAACTCCAAACATCGACAGGTTGGCACAAGAAGGCGCTATTTTTACCCGCTCGTGTGTTACCAACTCCATTTGTGCGCCAAGCCGGGCAGTACTCTTAACCGGAAAGCACAGCTTTATAAATGGCAAAGTTGATAATGCACAACCCTTTAACTGGGATCAGGATAATTTCCCCAAATTATTACAGGCCAATGGATATCAAACTGCTATGATTGGCAAAATACACCTCGATGGTGTACCTCAGGGTTTTGATTTTTCGATGGTGCTTCGCGGACAGGGACATTATTACAATCCCGAATTTATGGTAAATGGCGAGTGGAAACGTTTTGAAGGCTATTGCACCGACATAGTTACAGAAACCATGCTCGACTGGTTAAAGAACAAACGCGATCCGAATAAACCATTTTGTGCATTGTACCACCAAAAGGCGCCGCACCGAAACTGGAAACCAGCTCCCAAGTACCTGCATTTATATGATGATGTAACTTTTGATCCGCCTGCCAATTATTTCGACGATTACGATGGAAGAGGGACTGCTGCCCACACTCAGGAAATGAAAGTTGACGGACACGCCTTGTGGGGTCACGATTTTAAAATGCTTACCGACCCGGATGGAAATGAAACCGGTTTTGCAAATGAGCTGAACCGTTTCAATGAAAAACAAAAAGCCGACTGGCTTGCAGCTTACACTCCAAAAAATGATGCCATGAAAGCTGCCAACTTATCAGGGAAAGAGCTGGGCATTTGGAAATTTAACCGCTATATAAAAGATTACCTAAGAACAATAAAATCGGTTGATGATGGAGTTGGTGAGGTTCTGGATTATCTGGAAGAGGCAGGACTGGCTGAAAATACGATTGTGGTTTATACTTCCGACCAGGGATTTTATTTAGGCGAGCACGGTTGGTTCGACAAACGTTTTATGTACGAAGAATCTTTCAGAACTCCGTTGCTTGTTCGTTTTCCAAAAGAAATAAAAGCGGGTACAAAAATTAACAAACTGGTTCAGAACCTCGATTTTGCACCAACTTTTTTAGACTATGCAGGTATTAAAGCACCGGCCGATATGCAGGGTGAATCATTTCGTCATTTGGTTGCAGGAGAAACAAGTGAATGGCGCGATGCTGTTTATTACACCTATTACGAATATCCATCGGTACACATGGTAAAACGCCATTACGGTGTTGCCACCGAGCGTTACAAGCTCATTCATTTCTATTACGATATTGACGAGTGGGAAATGTACGATTTGCAAACCGATCCGAGCGAAATGAAAAATATTTACAATGATCCGGCTTACGTGAATGTTCAGCAAGAATTACATACTCGGCTTACAGAATTGCGAAACAAATACGGAGACAGTGACGAAAATGATCAAAAATACCTGAACTCCTATCTTGCGCATCAGGAAGCAGTAAAAAAAAGACAAGCTGAACAAAAAGCTCAGAACAACTGA
- a CDS encoding SusC/RagA family TonB-linked outer membrane protein — protein MRRIFLIFSMCFALLSSAYAQKTVTGTVTGDDGLGIPGVSVVEKGTGNGTITNVDGTYSISLPDDATVMFSFVGMKTIEEAVNGRSTIDVVLLANQIGLEEVVVTALGISKEKKSLGYAVTEVGSEDISVVKDHNPANSLVGKVAGVVVTQGSGGPGGASRVIIRGNNSITGNNQPLIVVDGVPIDDSGVNSGGSVYNSTISGGGLTDINPDDIESISVLKGPNAAALYGSRAGNGVLLVTTKKGAKGKGLGVTVNSNITFDTPMVLPEYQNQYGQGSQGNVPGNVDDLKNSTSSWGQKLDGSQQMYYTGETRAYTAQPDNFKDFFETGAKYVNSLALDGAGENYSVRFSYTNNFTESMIPNSDLKSHNFSLRSLVDLSDKLKLDAKATYFTQKVNNVANQGSEGILASIIAMPRNVDINDLKVYQKPEESLNSISFGSLGANPYWMLYHDRNENTRERFLGFGKLTYEITPWLSAFARIGTDVSHVKSERVYQPGHHYYTSGRLTFGNDRISETNADFLLMFDKDLNEDFHLSVNAGGNHSIRTYESISIYGEDFKIPTRATVANTVIQRPSYSPMSEHVINSVYAQASLSYRNFAYLDITGRNDWSSTLPEANRSYFYPSVTGSLLIHQFIDPESDLFNLLKVRGSWANVGNDTGVYQLSQYYNVASDGYLGLTQLSRPSVKFNEDLKPENIASLEFGLEGSMFDNRFFFDMSYYSIKTTDQIYDVPVPSSTGYSTFRENIGEMTNKGFEILVGGIPVKTDNFSWEVSTNFSKNTNELVELTEELDSHIFNSTNSGNLNIQATVGGGYGDIYGTTWRTNDAGQIVVDANGRPQASTDKEFLGNSQPDWIGGLTNTLTYKNLSLRFLIDARIGGEIYSQTNAALTGSGVSTESLEYRETGIVVDGVVLQDDGSYVQNTTQISAQDYWGAVSGIASAYVFDQTNVRLRELVLSYKVPYNVLKSTFIKDATVGLVGRNLFFIYKDIDHVDPEASLGTGNSGQGILSYNLPSARSIGFNVNIKF, from the coding sequence ATGCGAAGGATTTTTTTAATTTTTTCGATGTGCTTTGCGCTGCTTAGTAGCGCGTATGCACAGAAAACAGTAACAGGTACTGTTACAGGTGATGATGGACTGGGAATTCCCGGTGTATCAGTCGTGGAGAAAGGAACTGGCAATGGAACAATTACAAATGTAGATGGTACGTATTCAATTTCGTTACCGGATGATGCAACTGTAATGTTCTCGTTTGTAGGAATGAAAACAATTGAAGAAGCTGTTAACGGACGTTCTACAATTGATGTAGTACTTTTAGCCAACCAAATTGGATTGGAAGAAGTAGTTGTAACTGCTCTTGGAATTTCGAAAGAGAAAAAATCTCTGGGTTATGCTGTAACAGAAGTTGGAAGTGAAGACATTTCGGTTGTTAAAGACCATAACCCGGCCAACTCGCTTGTTGGTAAAGTTGCCGGTGTTGTTGTAACACAAGGATCGGGTGGTCCTGGTGGAGCTTCTCGTGTAATTATTCGTGGAAATAACTCAATTACCGGAAATAACCAGCCGTTAATTGTAGTTGATGGAGTTCCAATTGACGATTCCGGAGTAAACAGTGGAGGAAGTGTGTACAACAGTACAATTTCAGGTGGCGGTTTAACCGATATCAACCCTGATGATATTGAATCAATTTCGGTACTTAAAGGGCCGAATGCTGCTGCACTTTACGGATCGCGCGCCGGTAATGGTGTACTTTTGGTAACCACTAAAAAAGGTGCTAAAGGAAAAGGTCTTGGTGTTACTGTTAATTCAAACATCACTTTTGATACACCAATGGTTTTACCTGAGTACCAAAATCAATACGGACAAGGTAGCCAGGGTAACGTACCTGGAAATGTGGATGATTTGAAAAATTCAACTTCATCGTGGGGACAAAAACTGGATGGCAGCCAGCAAATGTATTATACAGGCGAAACCAGAGCATACACAGCTCAGCCTGATAACTTTAAAGACTTTTTTGAAACAGGTGCCAAATACGTTAACTCGTTGGCGTTAGACGGAGCAGGCGAAAATTATTCGGTACGTTTTTCATATACGAATAACTTCACTGAATCTATGATTCCTAATTCAGATTTAAAAAGTCACAACTTTAGTTTACGTAGCTTGGTTGATTTAAGCGACAAGTTGAAACTGGATGCAAAAGCAACTTATTTTACTCAAAAAGTAAACAACGTTGCCAACCAGGGTTCTGAAGGTATTTTAGCATCGATTATTGCTATGCCGCGCAACGTTGACATTAACGATTTAAAAGTGTATCAAAAACCGGAAGAATCGTTGAATTCAATTTCGTTTGGTAGTTTGGGTGCTAACCCTTACTGGATGTTATACCACGATAGAAATGAAAATACAAGAGAGCGTTTTCTTGGATTTGGAAAACTGACTTACGAAATCACTCCATGGTTGTCGGCTTTTGCACGTATCGGTACCGATGTTAGTCATGTAAAATCGGAAAGAGTATACCAACCAGGACATCATTATTATACTTCAGGTCGTTTGACTTTTGGTAACGACAGAATTTCAGAAACAAATGCTGATTTTCTTTTGATGTTTGACAAAGATTTGAATGAAGATTTTCATTTGTCGGTAAATGCCGGAGGAAACCATTCTATTCGTACTTACGAAAGTATTAGTATTTATGGTGAGGATTTCAAAATCCCAACCCGTGCAACAGTTGCCAATACTGTAATTCAACGTCCAAGTTATTCGCCAATGAGCGAGCATGTTATCAACTCGGTTTATGCTCAGGCTTCGTTGTCGTATCGTAATTTTGCGTATTTAGATATTACCGGTCGTAACGACTGGTCATCAACATTACCTGAAGCAAACCGTTCTTATTTTTATCCATCGGTAACAGGTTCGTTGTTGATTCACCAATTTATCGATCCCGAAAGTGATTTATTTAATCTGTTGAAAGTTCGTGGTAGCTGGGCAAATGTTGGTAACGATACCGGCGTTTATCAGTTAAGTCAGTACTACAATGTGGCTTCCGACGGTTATTTGGGATTAACTCAATTGTCTCGCCCAAGTGTTAAATTCAACGAAGATTTGAAACCGGAAAATATTGCTTCATTGGAGTTTGGATTGGAAGGAAGTATGTTCGATAATCGATTCTTTTTCGATATGTCGTACTATAGCATTAAAACAACCGATCAGATTTACGATGTTCCTGTTCCATCTTCAACAGGTTATAGTACATTCCGCGAAAATATTGGTGAGATGACCAACAAAGGTTTCGAAATTTTAGTGGGTGGTATTCCTGTAAAAACAGACAACTTTTCATGGGAAGTTTCAACTAACTTTTCTAAAAATACCAACGAACTGGTTGAGTTAACTGAAGAACTTGACAGTCATATTTTCAACTCTACCAACTCGGGTAACCTGAATATTCAGGCAACTGTTGGTGGTGGTTATGGCGATATTTACGGTACAACCTGGAGAACAAATGATGCAGGACAGATTGTAGTTGATGCGAACGGACGTCCACAGGCTTCAACTGATAAAGAGTTTTTAGGAAACTCTCAACCTGATTGGATTGGTGGTTTAACCAATACATTAACATACAAAAACTTGTCTTTACGTTTCTTAATTGATGCACGTATTGGCGGTGAAATTTATTCGCAAACCAATGCTGCCTTAACCGGAAGTGGTGTATCAACAGAATCGTTGGAATATCGCGAAACAGGTATTGTTGTTGATGGCGTTGTTCTTCAGGATGATGGTTCATATGTACAAAATACAACTCAAATTAGTGCTCAGGATTATTGGGGAGCTGTTTCAGGAATTGCTTCAGCCTATGTATTCGATCAAACCAATGTGCGCTTAAGAGAATTAGTGCTTTCGTACAAAGTACCATACAATGTATTAAAAAGTACATTTATTAAAGATGCTACCGTTGGATTGGTAGGTCGCAACTTATTCTTTATCTACAAAGATATCGATCATGTTGATCCGGAGGCAAGTTTAGGAACAGGTAACAGTGGTCAGGGAATATTGTCGTACAACTTGCCAAGTGCAAGAAGTATTGGTTTTAACGTGAATATTAAATTTTAA